From Sediminibacterium sp. TEGAF015, a single genomic window includes:
- a CDS encoding DUF5686 and carboxypeptidase regulatory-like domain-containing protein produces MSKKTVLLILFVLVQLSLWANTVSGVISSAANQAPLPFSSVLVKGTTKGASANSNGFYSLLLEPGKYTLVFQFIGYQSQEKNIVVANQPIKLDVFLVNQTYQLNEVIVKTGGEDPAYSIIRNAIARRKENATEIKQFSAEVYIKGQMQLKNYPKSFLGQKVDFEDGDTSKRKMLFLSETIAKYSVIEPNQKKVEIVSTKVSGRSNGFGFGNPQIISFYDNIVSLGDGLNPRGFISPIADNALNFYRYKFEGTFYESGKEINRIRVIPKRNYEPLFSGFIHITESDWHIQSVDLKLIREQQMQLLDSLLIQQQYVPLKSYWVIKQQTIYPYGKFFGFDFFGSFLQVYNQFNITPVFTPKFFNNVIRKYEDSANKKTMAYWDSIRPLPLLAEEIRDYQKKDSLEKVRESPAYLDSLDRIRNKLSFGAILFTGKTFSKRKEKTTFRIDPLINAINFNTVEGGSLLIAPQWRKQYEGRKSLSITPEFRYGFANKHFNPSLAVNYSFGKKYFQSLQIAGGKKVFQFNNAAPISESINSIYTLLREQNFMKIYEADFLRINYNAGIGYGLNFSGTLQFQNRRPLHNLPDIAFWKDFPDRSFTNNYPSDLGAGSMQPHQALLLSAGLSWVPGSRYIEYPDRKVNIGSGYPTFTLTVTKAISGILGADADYTKWRLNISDEMNLGLAGELKYAFTTGGFLHRKKVFEPDQIHFLGNQVILASPFTSSFQLAPYYRFSNTAALYGTGHIEYHLNGLLTNKIPGFKKLNWFLVTGANGLLLEKGRYYLEYFAGLENIFKILRVDYIRSVEQGGTQRSGIRIALPVSR; encoded by the coding sequence ATGAGTAAGAAGACAGTATTGCTGATTTTGTTTGTGCTAGTTCAATTATCACTGTGGGCAAATACTGTTTCCGGCGTAATAAGTTCTGCAGCCAATCAAGCACCCTTGCCATTCTCTTCGGTATTGGTAAAAGGAACAACTAAGGGAGCATCTGCTAATAGCAATGGATTTTACAGCCTTTTATTAGAACCAGGCAAGTATACATTGGTATTTCAATTTATTGGATACCAATCGCAGGAAAAAAATATTGTTGTTGCCAATCAGCCAATAAAGCTTGATGTTTTTCTGGTAAATCAAACCTATCAGTTAAATGAAGTTATTGTAAAAACAGGGGGTGAAGATCCTGCTTATAGTATCATCCGAAATGCTATTGCTAGGAGAAAAGAAAATGCAACTGAAATCAAACAATTTTCAGCTGAAGTGTACATAAAAGGTCAAATGCAGCTTAAGAATTATCCTAAAAGTTTTTTAGGACAGAAAGTAGATTTTGAGGATGGGGATACTAGTAAAAGGAAAATGTTGTTTCTGTCTGAAACAATTGCAAAGTATTCAGTGATTGAACCCAATCAGAAAAAAGTAGAGATTGTTTCAACAAAAGTCAGCGGCAGAAGCAATGGATTTGGCTTTGGTAATCCTCAGATTATTTCATTCTACGACAATATTGTATCGCTGGGAGATGGTTTGAATCCTAGGGGATTTATATCTCCAATAGCTGACAATGCGCTCAATTTTTATCGGTACAAATTCGAGGGTACATTTTATGAATCAGGAAAGGAAATCAATCGTATCCGTGTGATTCCAAAAAGAAATTATGAGCCACTTTTTTCCGGCTTTATTCATATCACTGAAAGTGACTGGCATATTCAGAGTGTAGACCTGAAGCTGATAAGGGAACAGCAAATGCAATTGCTAGACTCATTGCTTATACAACAACAGTACGTTCCATTGAAATCTTACTGGGTAATTAAACAGCAAACGATTTATCCCTATGGTAAATTCTTTGGGTTCGATTTTTTTGGAAGTTTTCTGCAGGTTTACAATCAGTTTAATATTACTCCAGTCTTTACACCCAAATTCTTTAATAATGTAATTCGGAAATACGAAGACAGTGCGAATAAAAAAACAATGGCTTATTGGGATAGTATCCGTCCACTACCATTGTTGGCAGAAGAAATTAGGGATTACCAGAAAAAAGACAGTTTGGAAAAAGTAAGAGAATCCCCTGCCTATCTGGATTCACTTGACAGAATAAGAAACAAGTTGAGTTTTGGGGCTATATTGTTTACGGGAAAGACATTTTCAAAACGGAAAGAAAAAACGACTTTTCGAATTGATCCTTTAATTAATGCCATTAATTTCAACACAGTGGAAGGAGGGTCCTTGTTGATTGCTCCTCAGTGGCGAAAACAATATGAAGGCAGAAAGTCGCTAAGCATTACTCCCGAGTTCCGGTACGGCTTTGCCAATAAACATTTCAATCCTTCGCTGGCAGTGAATTATAGTTTTGGTAAAAAATATTTTCAGTCGTTGCAAATTGCAGGAGGGAAAAAAGTATTTCAGTTTAACAATGCGGCTCCCATTTCTGAGTCCATTAATTCAATCTATACACTGTTACGTGAACAGAATTTCATGAAGATTTATGAAGCAGATTTCTTGCGCATCAATTATAATGCAGGTATTGGGTACGGTTTAAATTTTTCGGGCACGCTTCAATTCCAGAATAGAAGACCTTTACATAATCTGCCTGATATTGCTTTTTGGAAAGATTTTCCTGACAGATCTTTTACAAATAATTATCCTTCTGATTTAGGAGCGGGTTCCATGCAGCCTCATCAGGCATTGCTGCTAAGTGCAGGTCTGTCATGGGTTCCGGGTTCCAGATACATTGAATATCCGGATCGCAAAGTGAATATAGGTTCTGGTTATCCTACTTTTACCTTAACTGTTACCAAAGCAATTTCAGGTATATTGGGTGCAGATGCAGATTATACCAAATGGCGCCTGAATATATCTGATGAGATGAATCTGGGGCTTGCGGGCGAATTAAAATATGCATTTACAACAGGAGGATTTTTGCATCGTAAAAAAGTGTTTGAACCCGATCAGATTCATTTTCTGGGCAACCAGGTTATTTTGGCCAGTCCCTTCACCAGCTCGTTCCAATTAGCCCCATATTATCGTTTCAGTAATACAGCTGCTTTGTATGGAACAGGTCATATAGAATACCATTTAAACGGTTTATTGACCAATAAAATTCCCGGGTTTAAAAAGCTAAACTGGTTTTTAGTTACTGGGGCCAATGGGCTACTATTGGAAAAAGGAAGGTACTATCTGGAGTATTTTGCTGGGTTGGAAAACATTTTCAAGATACTTCGGGTTGATTATATCCGCTCTGTAGAGCAAGGAGGAACCCAACGTTCGGGAATCCGCATTGCATTGCCTGTTAGCAGATAA